From Babylonia areolata isolate BAREFJ2019XMU chromosome 14, ASM4173473v1, whole genome shotgun sequence:
cacacacagtgacgtacacacacgcacacgcactcgcacacgcataGAGAGAATGGGGCACACACACGGATGTATCcagaaatgtacacagacatataaacacaccacgtgcacacacacacacacacagagagagagagagagagagagagagagagagagagagagagagagaggtcatatCATTTATTCAACAAAGACAAGCAAATAACAAACGAAAACAAGTATCGTCGTGGTTTTTGTCAATTgaggttgtttatttattttcattcaatccaaaataaaggaatgaataaataaacgagcaTGGGAATCAccagcagccaaaaaaaaaaaaaaaaaaaaaaaattttttaaaagcagTGTTCATTTTACGTGTTGTGACGTCGCCATAACTGATGTTCTTTCGTCAGCGCTTCGTCATCAACAAATAATTTTGCTTGCTtctaaaaattaaattaaattaaattaaattaaattttaaaaaaataaataaacaatactgATAATCGTTCATTTAGGTCGCCTTCCCTCAccggctcccccaccccacccccaccccacccgaacccctccccgcacccaccaacacacacatacacacacacactgtccactagAGCTTTGTATTATTGGCAAAGTGAACAAAGCACAGGGCTGAAAGAGAGCGAACAAAGCAGACTAGAAGACGCGTGTCAACTTCCGGAAGGACAAAGCACGTGGCGCTCAGAGGTCCTTTGTTCTGCCTACTGTTTGTTCAGCTTCTGCACTATTGCTTTGTCCGCGAAAGACGTGGTCTGAAACagatgtggaaagaaaaaaactagttagttagttggttagttagttagttggttggttggttggttggttggttggttagttagtcagaacaacaacaacaaccactatcatcatcatcatcatcatcataatgataataaagaaaaagggttggttagttagtttgtcagagcaacaacaaccatcatcatcatcatcatcatcataatgataataaagaaaaagggttagttggttagttatttagttagtcagaacgacaacaacaataaccatcatcatcatcatcatcataatgataataaagaaaaagggttggttagttagtttgtcagagcaacaacaaccatcatcatcatcatcatcataatgataataaagaaaaaggaTGAGTGAGGTTTTGTTTCTTGTGGTGGGAtatttgtggttgtggtgtgtgttagtgtgtgtgttttgggggggatgggggggggagtgtgtgcctgtggagagtataataatgataatggttatcacaagatttttttttttcatacgaaCTAGTTTTTTGTATATATGCAAACGTGCACGCAGGTACACACTCTCATTGCTactacactcacacgcgcgcacacgtacgcacgcactcgcacacacccccacccacccactgcacccctacacacacacacacacacacacacacacacacacacacgcacgcacgcacacacacacacacacacacacacacacacacacacacacacacacacacaagatgaaccgagtcagagagatacagacagaggcgcagatagagacagagagaaagaagccccaccccaaacagaaaaatatagtGACGTCACTGTTCCTACGACGTCACAGCGAGGATTGAAGACTGACatgaacacccctccccctccataaaACACCATCCTCAGAATGACGAAACCCTAcccgatccccctccccccccccccaaagccaccaccaccccctacccagccacccactcacccaccccacccaccaaaaaaaaaaaaaaaaagtaatgacgtCACTGTAATATGATAAAGTCGAAGACTGACATAAAAATCAGCATAACACATTATCCTAAGAATGACGAAACCCTATCCCCCAACATTATCTACACCCACCCTTTAAAAAATAGTGACATCAAAATGCCTATGACGTCATAACAAGGACTTGGGAGACTTGACGTAAAAACCAACATAGCACACCATCCTTCCAGAATGAGGAAACTCTACCCGACTACTCCccgaatctctttttttttttttttttttttttaaagaagaagaagaagtagcgaCGTCACTGTGTCTATGACGTCATCATGAGGACTTACCGACGTCATGACGGAGCCGTCCACCTGGCGGATGGTTCGCCATTCCTTCTCCCCCAGTTTGTAGTCCTCCACCATCTTCCCTCCGTCCATCGTGATGGTCAGCTGTGGAACACAAAcacagggggtgagggtgagggtgggggtggggggtggaggtaaaTGATACTGTATTGTAAGAAACACCATCATCATGGTGATGGTCAGCTGTCAGGCAGAAACACAGGGTGGggttgggagagtgggggtggggggggtggtaaaTGATACTGTATTGTAAGAAACACCATCATGATAATGTTCAGCTGTCAGAAAcacaggatggggggggggggcggggggcggtaaATGATACTGTATTGTAAGAAACACCATCATGATGATGTTCAGCTGTCAGGCAGAAacacaggggggagggaagggggtgggggggcgtgaggggggggggttattctaaGAAACACCATCAACATGGTGATGGTCAGCTGTGAATCACGGAcacaggagggtgggagggggggtttaaagaaggaggaggaggagaagaaggaggaggaggaggggaggaggagaagaagaaggaggaggaggaggagaaggaggaggagaaagaggaggagaagaagaagaaagaggaggaggagaagaagaagaagaaggaggaggagaagaagaaggaggaggagaaggaggaggagaagaagaagaaagaggaggaggagaagaagaagaagaaggaggaggaggagaagaagaagaacgaggaggaggagtaatagaagaaaaagaagaagaagaagaagtagtagtagtagtaataggaggaggaggagaagaagaaggagaagaagaagaagaagaaagaagaaagagtgatGCAAGAAGGAACTTCCACCCACCTTGGGCGAGGTTCCATCGATGGACTTGTAGTCGAAGGCCTCCCCCATCTTGAAGGCGTAGGTCTGGGCAGGGATGTCTGCCTCAAAGGACACAGTGGCGGTGTACGTGTCCCCAGCCACGCTGAACTCGATGGTGTACACCAGTTTCCGGTACGTCGTCATGCGCTCCTCGCTGAATCCTGCAACGTAGAGGGaagaatcaatcaaccaatcaatcaatcaatcaatcaatcaaccaaccaaccaataaacaaatgaataaatacaacaaaattttaattatatatatatatatatatatatatgtgtgtgtgtgtgtgtgtgtgtgtgtgtgttgaaggtctTTTTCGCGTCAGTATTAACCGCCTAGTTGTTTTAAGTTTCTAATTTAGACACACtctttgtctgcttcttcttcttttactactactactactactactacacacacacacacacacacacacacacacacacactttatttcatcttctgcatggcTGTGTACAGAATGTGGTGCATGTGAGCGTTACAATCAATGCCTACTTGGATGGCACCAGCAGGTGTGCATGCTGCTGTGTTCGCCAGGCACTATGCAGAGTTAACGACAGGGTTGGTTTTTGAAATCCATGGTCGCAAAATGACAAAAATGGAGAAATTGAAATAGAAATATGAAAGGACTCGAGTTAATTTTCATCAAACGTATCATAGGGGCTATTTTTATGAACGCTTTCAAAAGGTCA
This genomic window contains:
- the LOC143289877 gene encoding fatty acid-binding protein, heart-like, with the protein product MADSFIGKWKVDVASTTGLEEFGAAIGFSEERMTTYRKLVYTIEFSVAGDTYTATVSFEADIPAQTYAFKMGEAFDYKSIDGTSPKLTITMDGGKMVEDYKLGEKEWRTIRQVDGSVMTSTTSFADKAIVQKLNKQ